One Manihot esculenta cultivar AM560-2 chromosome 18, M.esculenta_v8, whole genome shotgun sequence genomic window carries:
- the LOC110605907 gene encoding uncharacterized protein LOC110605907 isoform X1 — MEKPAPPSSPSTSIDGSRELQCVGRLEIVRPKPVGFLCGSIPVPTDKSFHAFNSALVPSRQTVTAPRYRMLPTETDLNTLPVVSNLPEKVLPIGAVQSRTTGELPWEGDAISSNLTRKCEALAVSGLVEYGDEIDVIAPADILKQIFKMPYSKARISIAVRRIGQTLVLNSGPDVEEGEKLVRRHKNQSKCADQSLFLNFAMHSVRMEACDCPPTHHSSPGGQSNSSVLPGTDASHFGGQKDRSTENDGYSHCSEYPQVKQEGLFWESKKNRRNKDHHPVKKASHVGEKPRCSVQESEKHKRVSNDGFLRVLFWQFHNFRMLLGSDLLLFSNEKYVAVSLHLWDVTRQVTPLTWLEAWLDNIMASVPELAICYHQNGVVQGYELLKTDDIFLLKGVSEDGTPAFHPHVVQQNGLSVMRFLQDNCKQDPGAYWLYKSAGEEVIQLFDLSVIPKNHASKSCDDSSSSLPSLLNRGRSSSLFSLGTLLYRIGHRLSLSMAPSNRAKCARFFRKCLEYLDEPDQLVVRAFAHEQYARLLLSHDEELELNLTSESLPRECEVTTPVEPLDSCSFSEPVVSENFSSPVLEDRLNEDGKSFNNVISEMSVKMALESNASTCRKLIALSEAESFDSEGSQTSSSDQNNFAVCKMSPASSCVVQTIADPLSSKLAAVHHVSQAIKSLRWMRQLQGAESELVEQVSGTYDRPPSSINFAVCACGDADCIEVCDIREWLPTSKIDHKLWKLVLLLGESYLALGQAYKEDGQLHQALKVVELACSVYGSMPQHLEATRFVSSIIKYSSLTKRNDKNEKTISYIGDTKEMKSSSSDHSFAFERFSSSYLFWAKAWTLVGDIYVEFHFIKGKELSTQADRNPSAKELRMSSEVVKEVQRLKKRLGQYIQNCSSCSLVNCSCQSDRASSGSSASSSSGDKHSVVYGRKHGKRSHLRSTSSSLYGDSDDSRSHQRVQNRCSNGEYLQHDRNGNTSIAPSGIAVDKFGVNFTATANCNSGVEVHEEGFMVPFQSETSSKEMPKMKNGGIFKYLRDFVAGDAEHNLSTALSCYEEARQALNGISIGSAELQSVTKKIGWVCNELGRNRLGRKELLKAELAFADAISAFREVSDHTNIILINCNLGHGRRALAEEMVSKFESLKAHSISHNACKQALQTAKVEYCESLKFYGAAKSELITIAGEDNVESKNLMNEVRTQYAHTYLRLGMLLAREDTTAEVYENGALEDVGVVHISPSDKRTRTVLRKHEISANDAIREALSVYESLGELRKQEAAYAYFQLACYQRDCCLKFLESDHKNLPKGENSIIQRVKQYASLAERNWQKALEFYGPKTHPIMYLTILTERSALSLSLSGVLHSNAMLESSLSRMLEGRYVSEAISASFSSDNPEVHAKFWGHLQMLLKKMLASMLSAYTNRSSTAVQSTAASNRPDTGKLRELYKMSLKSTDFNQLHTMNALWTA, encoded by the exons ATGGAGAAGCCCGCACCTCCATCGTCACCATCCACCTCCATTGATGGCTCCAGAGAACTTCAGTGCGTTGGCAGGCTCGAAATCGTCAGGCCCAAACCCGTCGGTTTTCTATGCGGTTCTATTCCTGTACCTACCGATAAATCTTTCCATGCCTTCAATTCTGCTCTCGTCCCTTCTCGCCAAAC CGTGACTGCCCCGAGGTATCGGATGCTGCCGACGGAGACCGATTTGAATACGCTTCCGGTGGTTTCCAACTTGCCGGAGAAGGTTCTTCCTATTGGAGCTGTACAGTCTAGGACTACTGGAG AATTACCTTGGGAAGGAGATGCCATTTCATCAAATCTTACTAGGAAATGTGAAGCCCTTGCTGTATCTGGTTTGGTGGAGTATGGAGATGAGATAGATGTGATTGCTCCTGCAGACATTCTGAAGCAGATTTTCAAAATGCCATATTCTAAGGCTCGAATATCAATTGCAGTTCGTCGTATTGGACAGACTCTTGTTCTGAATTCAGG GCCTGATGTTGAAGAGGGAGAAAAGTTGGTTAGAagacataaaaatcaatcaaaatgTGCAGATCAATCTTTATTTCTGAATTTTGCTATGCATTCAGTGAGAATGGAGGCTTGTGATTGCCCACCAACTCATCACTCTTCACCAGGGGGCCAATCAAACTCATCTGTACTTCCGGGGACTGATGCATCACATTTTGGGGGGCAGAAAGATCGTTCTACTGAGAATGATGGGTACAGCCATTGTTCAGAGTATCCACAGGTTAAACAAGAGGGATTATTTTGGGAAAGCAAAAAGAATAGAAGAAATAAAGACCATCATCCTGTAAAAAAGGCTTCGCATGTTGGTGAAAAGCCCAGATGCTCAGTTCAAGAATCTGAAAAGCATAAGAGAGTCAGTAATGATGGATTTTTAAGGGTTCTATTTTGGCAATTTCACAATTTCAGAATGCTCTTAGGCAGTGACTTGCTTCTGTTTAGTAATGAAAAATACGTTGCTGTCAGCTTGCATTTATGGGATGTAACAAGACAG GTAACACCGTTGACTTGGCTTGAAGCCTGGCTTGACAATATCATGGCAAGTGTGCCTGAATTGGCTATCTGTTATCATCAAAATGGTGTTGTTCAGGGTTATGAACTACTTAAAACAGATGACATATTTCTTCTGAAAGGTGTATCTGAAGATGGAACGCCTGCTTTTCATCCCCATGTTGTCCAGCAAAATGGCCTCTCTGTAATGAGGTTCCTTCAAGACAACTGCAAGCAAGATCCTGGTGCTTATTGg CTTTATAAAAGTGCAGGTGAAGAAGttattcagctttttgatcTTTCTGTTATTCCCAAGAACCATGCCTCCAAGAGTTGTGATGATAGTTCAAGCTCGCTGCCTTCTTTATTAAATAGAGGGAGAAGTAGTTCATTGTTTTCATTGGGAACACTTCTTTATCGAATTGGTCATAGGCTTTCCCTTTCCATG GCACCGAGTAATAGAGCTAAGTGTGCAAGGTTCTTCAGAAAATGTTTGGAATACTTGGACGAGCCAGATCAACTT GTTGTCCGTGCATTTGCTCATGAACAATATGCAAGACTCCTTTTGAGTCATGATGAAGAGTTGGAATTGAATTTAACATCTGAATCACTTCCAAGAGAATGTGAAGTGACTACTCCAGTAGAACCCCTGGACTCTTGTAGTTTCTCTGAGCCTGTTGTTTCTGAAAATTTCTCCTCACCAGTTTTAGAAGACAGATTGAATGAAGATGGAAAAAGCTTTAATAATGTAATATCAGAAATGTCAGTTAAGATGGCATTGGAATCAAATGCATCAACCTGCAGAAAGTTGATAGCTTTGAGTGAGGCAGAATCTTTTGATTCAGAAGGATCTCAGACCAGTTCCAGCGATCAGAATAATTTTGCAGTGTGTAAAATGTCCCCAGCATCTTCGTGTGTGGTTCAAACTATTGCTGATCCACTGTCCTCTAAGTTAGCTGCAGTACATCATGTTTCTCAAGCTATCAAGTCTCTCAGATGGATGCGCCAACTACAAGGTGCTGAATCAGAGTTAGTTGAACAGGTAAGTGGTACTTATGATAGGCCACCCTCATCCATAAACTTTGCTGTCTGTGCATGTGGTGATGCTGATTGTATAGAAGTTTGTGATATTCGAGAATGGTTACCAACATCAAAAATAGACCACAAATTGTGGAAGCTTGTTCTTTTGCTTGGAGAATCTTATTTGGCACTGGGACAAGCTTATAAGGAAGATGGCCAGTTGCATCAAGCTTTGAAAGTAGTAGAATTAGCATGTTCTGTATATGGATCAATGCCACAACATTTGGAGGCTACAAGGTTTGTCTcctcaattattaaatattcatCCCTGACAAAGCGCAATGACAAGAATGAGAAGACGATATCATATATTGGTGATACAAAGGAAATGAAATCCAGTTCCAGTGATCACAGTTTTGCTTTTGAGCGTTTTTCTTCCTCTTACCTCTTTTGGGCGAAGGCATGGACATTGGTTGGAGACATTTATGTGGAGTTCCATTTCATAAAGGGTAAAGAGCTCTCAACACAAGCAGACAGGAATCCTTCTGCCAAAGAATTGAGAATGTCATCTGAGGTTGTGAAGGAAGTTCAAaggctaaagaagaggttgggTCAGTATATTCAGAATTGCAGTTCATGTTCTTTAGTAAACTGCAGCTGCCAGAGCGATAGAGCTAGCAGTGGGAGCAGTGCCAGCAGTAGCAGTGGAGATAAGCACTCTGTAGTTTATGGCCGGAAGCATGGTAAAAGATCTCACTTAAGGAGTACCAGTTCCTCCCTCTATGGAGACTCTGATGATAGCCGCAGTCATCAGAGAGTACAGAATAGGTGTTCTAACGGTGAATATCTCCAGCATGATAGAAATGGCAATACTTCAATAGCACCATCTGGAATAGCAGTGGATAAATTTGGAGTAAATTTCACAGCAACTGCTAATTGTAACAGTGGAGTGGAAGTGCATGAAGAAGGGTTCATGGTGCCATTTCAAAGTGAAACCTCTTCAAAAGAAATGCCAAAAATGAAGAATGGTGGGATATTTAAgtatcttagagattttgttgcGGGAGATGCAGAACACAATCTTTCTACTGCTCTAAGTTGTTATGAAGAAGCCAGACAAGCGCTGAATGGAATTTCTATAGGCTCAGCTGAACTACAATCTGTAACTAAAAAGATAGGGTGGGTTTGCAATGAACTGGGTCGAAATAGGCTTGGAAGAAAAGAGTTGTTAAAAGCAGAACTTGCATTTGCTGACGCCATATCTGCATTTAGAGAAGTTTCTGATCACACCAACATCATATTAATCAATTGTAATTTAGGCCATGGCAGACGAGCATTGGCTGAAGAGATGGTATCGAAGTTCGAAAGTTTGAAAGCCCACTCAATCTCCCACAATGCATGCAAACAAGCTTTGCAAACTGCAAAAGTGGAATACTGTGAATCACTTAAATTTTATGGGGCAGCAAAATCAGAACTGATTACTATTGCAGGAGAGGACAATGTGGAGTCAAAGAACCTGATGAATGAAGTACGTACACAATATGCCCATACATATCTGAGACTTGGCATGCTTTTGGCTAGAGAAGATACTACTGCAGAAGTTTATGAAAATGGAGCCTTGGAAGATGTGGGTGTTGTTCATATTAGTCCTAGTGACAAAAGAACTAGGACAGTATTAAGAAAGCATGAGATTTCAGCCAATGATGCCATTAGGGAGGCGTTGTCTGTGTATGAATCTTTGGGTGAATTGCGCAAGCAGGAGGCCGCATATGCTTACTTTCAGCTGGCTTGCTACCAAAGGGACTGCTGTTTAAAATTTTTGGAGTCGGATCATAAGAACTTGCCTAAAGGTGAAAATAGTATTATCCAGCGGGTGAAGCAATATGCTTCCTTGGCCGAGAGGAACTGGCAAAAAGCACTAGAATTTTATGGACCAAAGACACATCCCATCATGTATCTAACTATTCTCACAGAAAGATCAGCTCTTTCACTAAGCCTCTCTGGTGTCTTACACTCAAATGCG ATGCTTGAATCTTCTCTATCTCGCATGCTTGAGGGACGCTATGTATCTGAAGCAATTTCAGCTTCTTTTTCAAGTGACAATCCTGAGGTACATGCCAAATTTTGGGGTCATTTACAGATGCTCCTAAAGAAAATGTTGGCTTCAATGCTTTCTGCATATACAAATAGATCTTCGACTGCTGTCCAGTCAACCGCAGCTTCTAATAGGCCAGATACTGGGAAGCTCAGGGAGCTCTACAAGATGTCCTTGAAATCTACTGATTTTAATCAGTTACATACTATGAACGCTTTATGGACAGCATAA
- the LOC110605907 gene encoding uncharacterized protein LOC110605907 isoform X2 → MAPENFSALAGSKSSGPNPSVFYAVLFLVTAPRYRMLPTETDLNTLPVVSNLPEKVLPIGAVQSRTTGELPWEGDAISSNLTRKCEALAVSGLVEYGDEIDVIAPADILKQIFKMPYSKARISIAVRRIGQTLVLNSGPDVEEGEKLVRRHKNQSKCADQSLFLNFAMHSVRMEACDCPPTHHSSPGGQSNSSVLPGTDASHFGGQKDRSTENDGYSHCSEYPQVKQEGLFWESKKNRRNKDHHPVKKASHVGEKPRCSVQESEKHKRVSNDGFLRVLFWQFHNFRMLLGSDLLLFSNEKYVAVSLHLWDVTRQVTPLTWLEAWLDNIMASVPELAICYHQNGVVQGYELLKTDDIFLLKGVSEDGTPAFHPHVVQQNGLSVMRFLQDNCKQDPGAYWLYKSAGEEVIQLFDLSVIPKNHASKSCDDSSSSLPSLLNRGRSSSLFSLGTLLYRIGHRLSLSMAPSNRAKCARFFRKCLEYLDEPDQLVVRAFAHEQYARLLLSHDEELELNLTSESLPRECEVTTPVEPLDSCSFSEPVVSENFSSPVLEDRLNEDGKSFNNVISEMSVKMALESNASTCRKLIALSEAESFDSEGSQTSSSDQNNFAVCKMSPASSCVVQTIADPLSSKLAAVHHVSQAIKSLRWMRQLQGAESELVEQVSGTYDRPPSSINFAVCACGDADCIEVCDIREWLPTSKIDHKLWKLVLLLGESYLALGQAYKEDGQLHQALKVVELACSVYGSMPQHLEATRFVSSIIKYSSLTKRNDKNEKTISYIGDTKEMKSSSSDHSFAFERFSSSYLFWAKAWTLVGDIYVEFHFIKGKELSTQADRNPSAKELRMSSEVVKEVQRLKKRLGQYIQNCSSCSLVNCSCQSDRASSGSSASSSSGDKHSVVYGRKHGKRSHLRSTSSSLYGDSDDSRSHQRVQNRCSNGEYLQHDRNGNTSIAPSGIAVDKFGVNFTATANCNSGVEVHEEGFMVPFQSETSSKEMPKMKNGGIFKYLRDFVAGDAEHNLSTALSCYEEARQALNGISIGSAELQSVTKKIGWVCNELGRNRLGRKELLKAELAFADAISAFREVSDHTNIILINCNLGHGRRALAEEMVSKFESLKAHSISHNACKQALQTAKVEYCESLKFYGAAKSELITIAGEDNVESKNLMNEVRTQYAHTYLRLGMLLAREDTTAEVYENGALEDVGVVHISPSDKRTRTVLRKHEISANDAIREALSVYESLGELRKQEAAYAYFQLACYQRDCCLKFLESDHKNLPKGENSIIQRVKQYASLAERNWQKALEFYGPKTHPIMYLTILTERSALSLSLSGVLHSNAMLESSLSRMLEGRYVSEAISASFSSDNPEVHAKFWGHLQMLLKKMLASMLSAYTNRSSTAVQSTAASNRPDTGKLRELYKMSLKSTDFNQLHTMNALWTA, encoded by the exons ATGGCTCCAGAGAACTTCAGTGCGTTGGCAGGCTCGAAATCGTCAGGCCCAAACCCGTCGGTTTTCTATGCGGTTCTATTCCT CGTGACTGCCCCGAGGTATCGGATGCTGCCGACGGAGACCGATTTGAATACGCTTCCGGTGGTTTCCAACTTGCCGGAGAAGGTTCTTCCTATTGGAGCTGTACAGTCTAGGACTACTGGAG AATTACCTTGGGAAGGAGATGCCATTTCATCAAATCTTACTAGGAAATGTGAAGCCCTTGCTGTATCTGGTTTGGTGGAGTATGGAGATGAGATAGATGTGATTGCTCCTGCAGACATTCTGAAGCAGATTTTCAAAATGCCATATTCTAAGGCTCGAATATCAATTGCAGTTCGTCGTATTGGACAGACTCTTGTTCTGAATTCAGG GCCTGATGTTGAAGAGGGAGAAAAGTTGGTTAGAagacataaaaatcaatcaaaatgTGCAGATCAATCTTTATTTCTGAATTTTGCTATGCATTCAGTGAGAATGGAGGCTTGTGATTGCCCACCAACTCATCACTCTTCACCAGGGGGCCAATCAAACTCATCTGTACTTCCGGGGACTGATGCATCACATTTTGGGGGGCAGAAAGATCGTTCTACTGAGAATGATGGGTACAGCCATTGTTCAGAGTATCCACAGGTTAAACAAGAGGGATTATTTTGGGAAAGCAAAAAGAATAGAAGAAATAAAGACCATCATCCTGTAAAAAAGGCTTCGCATGTTGGTGAAAAGCCCAGATGCTCAGTTCAAGAATCTGAAAAGCATAAGAGAGTCAGTAATGATGGATTTTTAAGGGTTCTATTTTGGCAATTTCACAATTTCAGAATGCTCTTAGGCAGTGACTTGCTTCTGTTTAGTAATGAAAAATACGTTGCTGTCAGCTTGCATTTATGGGATGTAACAAGACAG GTAACACCGTTGACTTGGCTTGAAGCCTGGCTTGACAATATCATGGCAAGTGTGCCTGAATTGGCTATCTGTTATCATCAAAATGGTGTTGTTCAGGGTTATGAACTACTTAAAACAGATGACATATTTCTTCTGAAAGGTGTATCTGAAGATGGAACGCCTGCTTTTCATCCCCATGTTGTCCAGCAAAATGGCCTCTCTGTAATGAGGTTCCTTCAAGACAACTGCAAGCAAGATCCTGGTGCTTATTGg CTTTATAAAAGTGCAGGTGAAGAAGttattcagctttttgatcTTTCTGTTATTCCCAAGAACCATGCCTCCAAGAGTTGTGATGATAGTTCAAGCTCGCTGCCTTCTTTATTAAATAGAGGGAGAAGTAGTTCATTGTTTTCATTGGGAACACTTCTTTATCGAATTGGTCATAGGCTTTCCCTTTCCATG GCACCGAGTAATAGAGCTAAGTGTGCAAGGTTCTTCAGAAAATGTTTGGAATACTTGGACGAGCCAGATCAACTT GTTGTCCGTGCATTTGCTCATGAACAATATGCAAGACTCCTTTTGAGTCATGATGAAGAGTTGGAATTGAATTTAACATCTGAATCACTTCCAAGAGAATGTGAAGTGACTACTCCAGTAGAACCCCTGGACTCTTGTAGTTTCTCTGAGCCTGTTGTTTCTGAAAATTTCTCCTCACCAGTTTTAGAAGACAGATTGAATGAAGATGGAAAAAGCTTTAATAATGTAATATCAGAAATGTCAGTTAAGATGGCATTGGAATCAAATGCATCAACCTGCAGAAAGTTGATAGCTTTGAGTGAGGCAGAATCTTTTGATTCAGAAGGATCTCAGACCAGTTCCAGCGATCAGAATAATTTTGCAGTGTGTAAAATGTCCCCAGCATCTTCGTGTGTGGTTCAAACTATTGCTGATCCACTGTCCTCTAAGTTAGCTGCAGTACATCATGTTTCTCAAGCTATCAAGTCTCTCAGATGGATGCGCCAACTACAAGGTGCTGAATCAGAGTTAGTTGAACAGGTAAGTGGTACTTATGATAGGCCACCCTCATCCATAAACTTTGCTGTCTGTGCATGTGGTGATGCTGATTGTATAGAAGTTTGTGATATTCGAGAATGGTTACCAACATCAAAAATAGACCACAAATTGTGGAAGCTTGTTCTTTTGCTTGGAGAATCTTATTTGGCACTGGGACAAGCTTATAAGGAAGATGGCCAGTTGCATCAAGCTTTGAAAGTAGTAGAATTAGCATGTTCTGTATATGGATCAATGCCACAACATTTGGAGGCTACAAGGTTTGTCTcctcaattattaaatattcatCCCTGACAAAGCGCAATGACAAGAATGAGAAGACGATATCATATATTGGTGATACAAAGGAAATGAAATCCAGTTCCAGTGATCACAGTTTTGCTTTTGAGCGTTTTTCTTCCTCTTACCTCTTTTGGGCGAAGGCATGGACATTGGTTGGAGACATTTATGTGGAGTTCCATTTCATAAAGGGTAAAGAGCTCTCAACACAAGCAGACAGGAATCCTTCTGCCAAAGAATTGAGAATGTCATCTGAGGTTGTGAAGGAAGTTCAAaggctaaagaagaggttgggTCAGTATATTCAGAATTGCAGTTCATGTTCTTTAGTAAACTGCAGCTGCCAGAGCGATAGAGCTAGCAGTGGGAGCAGTGCCAGCAGTAGCAGTGGAGATAAGCACTCTGTAGTTTATGGCCGGAAGCATGGTAAAAGATCTCACTTAAGGAGTACCAGTTCCTCCCTCTATGGAGACTCTGATGATAGCCGCAGTCATCAGAGAGTACAGAATAGGTGTTCTAACGGTGAATATCTCCAGCATGATAGAAATGGCAATACTTCAATAGCACCATCTGGAATAGCAGTGGATAAATTTGGAGTAAATTTCACAGCAACTGCTAATTGTAACAGTGGAGTGGAAGTGCATGAAGAAGGGTTCATGGTGCCATTTCAAAGTGAAACCTCTTCAAAAGAAATGCCAAAAATGAAGAATGGTGGGATATTTAAgtatcttagagattttgttgcGGGAGATGCAGAACACAATCTTTCTACTGCTCTAAGTTGTTATGAAGAAGCCAGACAAGCGCTGAATGGAATTTCTATAGGCTCAGCTGAACTACAATCTGTAACTAAAAAGATAGGGTGGGTTTGCAATGAACTGGGTCGAAATAGGCTTGGAAGAAAAGAGTTGTTAAAAGCAGAACTTGCATTTGCTGACGCCATATCTGCATTTAGAGAAGTTTCTGATCACACCAACATCATATTAATCAATTGTAATTTAGGCCATGGCAGACGAGCATTGGCTGAAGAGATGGTATCGAAGTTCGAAAGTTTGAAAGCCCACTCAATCTCCCACAATGCATGCAAACAAGCTTTGCAAACTGCAAAAGTGGAATACTGTGAATCACTTAAATTTTATGGGGCAGCAAAATCAGAACTGATTACTATTGCAGGAGAGGACAATGTGGAGTCAAAGAACCTGATGAATGAAGTACGTACACAATATGCCCATACATATCTGAGACTTGGCATGCTTTTGGCTAGAGAAGATACTACTGCAGAAGTTTATGAAAATGGAGCCTTGGAAGATGTGGGTGTTGTTCATATTAGTCCTAGTGACAAAAGAACTAGGACAGTATTAAGAAAGCATGAGATTTCAGCCAATGATGCCATTAGGGAGGCGTTGTCTGTGTATGAATCTTTGGGTGAATTGCGCAAGCAGGAGGCCGCATATGCTTACTTTCAGCTGGCTTGCTACCAAAGGGACTGCTGTTTAAAATTTTTGGAGTCGGATCATAAGAACTTGCCTAAAGGTGAAAATAGTATTATCCAGCGGGTGAAGCAATATGCTTCCTTGGCCGAGAGGAACTGGCAAAAAGCACTAGAATTTTATGGACCAAAGACACATCCCATCATGTATCTAACTATTCTCACAGAAAGATCAGCTCTTTCACTAAGCCTCTCTGGTGTCTTACACTCAAATGCG ATGCTTGAATCTTCTCTATCTCGCATGCTTGAGGGACGCTATGTATCTGAAGCAATTTCAGCTTCTTTTTCAAGTGACAATCCTGAGGTACATGCCAAATTTTGGGGTCATTTACAGATGCTCCTAAAGAAAATGTTGGCTTCAATGCTTTCTGCATATACAAATAGATCTTCGACTGCTGTCCAGTCAACCGCAGCTTCTAATAGGCCAGATACTGGGAAGCTCAGGGAGCTCTACAAGATGTCCTTGAAATCTACTGATTTTAATCAGTTACATACTATGAACGCTTTATGGACAGCATAA